A window of the Nitrospira sp. genome harbors these coding sequences:
- a CDS encoding response regulator, whose translation MAILLNQTTHQALLDNRNILVVDDEEPIRRLLAYLLQSHGYSAECAADAREARQKLQDQPFALMLCDVNMPGESGMDLVRHILTEHPHTAAIMVTGLDSSVLANAALEVGAFGYIIKPFEANEVLIDVANALRRRRLEMENRLHRENLEDIVRTRTLALQQALDWLERSEKELRLSREETIQRLAIAAEFRDHATARHIQRMSHYCELLARKAGLSPERCDLIRTASPMHDIGKIGTPDHVLLKPGKFTQEEFGVIAQHAEIGYKILSGSDAELLKVAAVIAYTHHERFDGTGYPRRLQGDAIPVEGRIAAIADAFDALTTQRVYKPAFELSHAIELMLKHRGEHFDPELLDTFVASAEELARIHDQYADRVNASTFRET comes from the coding sequence ATGGCGATACTGCTGAACCAGACTACTCATCAAGCCCTCCTCGATAATCGCAATATTCTGGTTGTCGACGATGAGGAACCGATCAGGCGCCTCCTGGCCTACCTGCTTCAATCTCATGGGTATTCGGCCGAATGCGCCGCAGATGCCCGAGAGGCTCGGCAAAAATTGCAGGACCAACCCTTTGCGTTGATGCTCTGCGACGTCAACATGCCCGGAGAATCGGGTATGGATCTCGTGCGACACATTCTCACGGAGCACCCTCACACGGCGGCGATCATGGTCACGGGCCTCGATAGCTCGGTCCTCGCCAATGCCGCCTTGGAGGTCGGCGCGTTCGGATACATCATCAAGCCGTTCGAAGCCAATGAGGTTCTCATCGACGTCGCGAATGCCCTCCGCCGCCGACGACTCGAGATGGAGAATCGGCTCCATCGTGAGAATCTTGAGGACATTGTCCGAACAAGAACGCTCGCGCTACAGCAAGCGCTGGACTGGCTGGAACGCTCTGAAAAAGAACTCCGCCTCTCGCGTGAGGAAACCATTCAGCGACTCGCCATCGCCGCGGAATTCCGCGATCATGCGACCGCCCGACACATTCAACGCATGAGTCACTACTGTGAGTTGCTTGCGCGCAAGGCCGGCCTATCCCCGGAACGCTGCGACTTGATCCGCACGGCCAGCCCCATGCACGACATCGGCAAGATCGGCACCCCGGATCATGTCTTGCTGAAACCCGGCAAGTTCACACAGGAAGAATTCGGGGTGATCGCGCAGCACGCCGAAATCGGCTATAAGATCCTCAGCGGGTCGGATGCAGAGCTGCTGAAAGTCGCAGCCGTGATCGCTTACACCCACCATGAGCGCTTCGACGGTACCGGGTATCCTCGCAGGTTACAAGGCGACGCCATTCCCGTCGAAGGCCGCATCGCAGCGATTGCCGACGCATTTGATGCACTCACCACTCAACGAGTCTACAAGCCGGCCTTCGAGCTCAGTCATGCGATTGAACTCATGCTCAAGCACCGTGGCGAACATTTCGATCCCGAGCTGCTGGATACCTTCGTCGCATCTGCAGAGGAATTGGCGCGCATCCACGATCAATACGCAGACCGCGTGAATGCCAGTACTTTCCGCGAAACGTAG
- the rph gene encoding ribonuclease PH — protein MRMSGISGLVRFDGRRRDQVRHVKVTRNYIKHAEGAVLIEMGDTKVICTASVEEKVPPFLKGKGTGWVTAEYAMLPRATHERSPREAVKGKQGGRTLEIQRLVGRALRSVTDMSQLGERSIWIDCDVIQADGGTRTASITGAFIALADACAVLKKRDLLKKMPLTDYLAAISVGKVGGEVMVDLAYTEDSMAEVDMNVVMTGSGRYVEVQGTAERTPFAKQDMDEFLNLGWQAIQRLTAIQKELIGALD, from the coding sequence ATGAGAATGAGCGGAATTTCCGGCTTAGTCCGTTTTGATGGGCGTCGCAGAGATCAGGTCCGCCACGTGAAAGTGACACGCAACTATATCAAACATGCCGAAGGGGCGGTTTTGATTGAAATGGGAGACACGAAGGTCATTTGTACTGCGTCCGTTGAGGAAAAGGTGCCTCCCTTTCTCAAGGGCAAGGGGACGGGATGGGTCACGGCGGAATATGCGATGTTGCCGCGGGCAACCCATGAGCGATCCCCACGAGAGGCGGTCAAGGGGAAGCAAGGCGGCCGGACCCTGGAGATTCAACGGCTCGTCGGACGTGCTCTGCGCTCCGTGACCGACATGTCGCAGCTGGGAGAGCGGTCCATTTGGATCGACTGTGATGTGATCCAAGCGGACGGGGGCACCAGAACCGCGTCCATCACCGGCGCCTTTATCGCGTTGGCTGATGCTTGTGCCGTGCTGAAAAAACGGGATCTGTTGAAGAAGATGCCTTTGACCGACTACCTGGCGGCCATCAGCGTCGGAAAGGTCGGGGGAGAGGTGATGGTGGATCTTGCCTATACCGAGGATTCGATGGCCGAAGTCGACATGAATGTGGTGATGACCGGCAGCGGCCGGTATGTCGAGGTACAGGGTACAGCCGAACGCACGCCGTTCGCGAAGCAAGATATGGACGAGTTTCTGAATCTGGGGTGGCAGGCTATCCAACGGTTGACCGCCATTCAGAAAGAGCTGATCGGTGCACTCGATTGA
- a CDS encoding XTP/dITP diphosphatase, whose translation MHSIEGPIEEILLATRNPDKVRELAALLGDLGISIRTLVDFPTAPEVEEDGTTCEANALKKAREMASVTGLPSVADDTGLEVDALGGRPGVFTARYAGGNATYEDNCRKLLKELGGVPPARRTARFVTVAALAMPGGHCRVATGTLGGVIAEGFVGTQGFGYDPVFFVPELGRTLGELTAEEKNRISHRAKAFRSMADILRPLTGRKL comes from the coding sequence GTGCACTCGATTGAGGGACCGATAGAAGAAATCCTCCTCGCGACCAGAAATCCGGACAAAGTCAGGGAACTTGCGGCTCTTCTCGGGGATCTTGGAATCAGCATCCGTACCCTGGTGGACTTCCCTACCGCACCGGAAGTGGAAGAAGACGGTACAACCTGTGAAGCCAACGCACTCAAGAAGGCCAGGGAAATGGCCTCTGTGACAGGCCTTCCGTCGGTCGCGGATGATACGGGACTCGAAGTTGATGCGTTGGGTGGAAGGCCAGGCGTGTTTACTGCTCGATATGCAGGGGGAAACGCAACCTACGAAGACAACTGCCGGAAGCTGCTCAAGGAACTGGGTGGTGTGCCACCGGCCAGACGAACCGCTCGATTCGTAACGGTCGCTGCCTTGGCGATGCCGGGTGGTCACTGTCGAGTGGCCACGGGAACCCTCGGCGGCGTCATTGCTGAAGGGTTTGTTGGTACGCAAGGATTCGGCTACGACCCCGTCTTTTTCGTCCCGGAGCTCGGTCGTACGTTGGGTGAGTTGACGGCTGAGGAAAAGAACCGTATCAGTCACCGAGCCAAGGCATTTCGATCCATGGCGGACATTCTTCGACCCTTGACTGGCCGGAAACTCTGA
- a CDS encoding sigma-54 dependent transcriptional regulator — MRAKILIVDDDRDILLSLENRITWMGHEPVTAANGKDALRIIQEEGPDLVLLDLELPLLSGLDVLKQVSGRSVRHDQEDEGTLRASATYTNPLIVMLTAYGTIERAVQAMQLGAFDFVPKPFTADHLTVVIKKALDTVTLHRQVETLRQEVDAQFEPIETASKQMAGQLTMAKQAAASSVTVLLLGETGTGKEVVARAIHRWSPRATKPFIAVNCAAFPENLLENELFGHEKGAFTGATKREPGKIEVAEGGTLFLDEIGDMPLTMQSHLLRILQDRTFYRVGGTQEVRTDARFIAATNKDLRQAIRQGTFREDLYFRLAVITIALPPLHERMEDLSTLVEHFLNRPSIVGLSKRVTLSDEAFQALQQYPWPGNVRELENVLTRALILCPGDTIEPEHLSLTASAASTPEAPMVSQEADTDILFFSYHRSMDVYGQKLIEAALRRNGWNQTKTAAELGLQRTYLTKLLRQKQISGKPPTSSD, encoded by the coding sequence ATGCGCGCGAAAATCCTGATTGTTGACGACGACCGCGATATCCTTCTGAGTCTGGAAAATCGGATCACCTGGATGGGACATGAACCGGTGACTGCCGCGAATGGGAAGGATGCTCTGCGCATAATTCAGGAAGAAGGGCCTGATCTTGTCCTGCTGGATCTCGAACTTCCATTACTGTCAGGACTTGATGTCTTAAAACAAGTCAGCGGGAGGTCAGTTCGCCACGATCAGGAAGATGAAGGGACGCTCCGGGCTTCAGCAACCTATACGAATCCGCTGATCGTGATGCTCACGGCCTATGGAACGATCGAACGCGCGGTGCAGGCCATGCAACTTGGTGCCTTCGACTTTGTGCCGAAGCCGTTCACTGCAGACCATTTGACCGTCGTGATTAAGAAGGCTTTGGACACCGTCACCCTTCACCGCCAGGTCGAGACGCTCCGCCAAGAGGTCGATGCCCAGTTCGAACCCATCGAGACGGCCAGCAAGCAGATGGCCGGACAGTTGACGATGGCCAAACAGGCAGCGGCCTCTTCCGTAACTGTGTTATTACTCGGGGAAACGGGTACGGGGAAGGAAGTGGTCGCCCGCGCCATTCATCGTTGGAGCCCTCGCGCTACCAAACCATTTATTGCCGTCAATTGCGCCGCCTTCCCTGAGAACCTACTGGAAAACGAGCTCTTCGGGCACGAAAAAGGCGCGTTCACCGGAGCCACTAAGCGGGAGCCTGGCAAAATCGAGGTCGCCGAGGGAGGCACGCTGTTTCTTGACGAGATCGGCGACATGCCGCTCACCATGCAAAGCCATCTCCTGCGTATACTTCAAGACCGGACATTCTACCGCGTCGGCGGAACTCAAGAGGTACGGACCGACGCACGTTTTATCGCGGCCACGAACAAGGATCTGAGACAGGCGATTCGTCAAGGGACATTCCGCGAAGACCTGTACTTTCGCCTCGCCGTGATTACCATCGCGCTGCCCCCACTGCATGAGCGGATGGAGGATCTTTCCACCCTCGTGGAACATTTCCTCAACCGGCCCAGCATCGTGGGCCTGTCTAAACGCGTGACCCTCAGCGACGAGGCATTCCAAGCGCTGCAACAGTACCCCTGGCCGGGTAACGTGCGGGAATTGGAAAACGTGCTCACTCGTGCATTGATTTTATGTCCCGGCGACACGATCGAACCGGAACACCTCTCATTGACTGCGTCAGCTGCTTCGACGCCCGAGGCTCCCATGGTGAGTCAGGAGGCCGACACCGACATACTGTTTTTCTCGTATCATAGGAGCATGGACGTATATGGCCAGAAGCTGATTGAGGCCGCGTTGCGTCGGAATGGCTGGAATCAGACAAAGACGGCGGCCGAACTCGGCCTGCAACGGACCTACCTGACCAAACTGCTCCGACAGAAGCAGATCTCAGGCAAACCGCCTACTTCTTCAGACTGA